From the Salinimicrobium tongyeongense genome, one window contains:
- a CDS encoding NAD(P)H-dependent flavin oxidoreductase produces MTNNRITRLFNIQYPIIQAGMIWASGWKLASAVSNEGGLGIIGAGSMYPEVLREHIQKCQKATSFPFAVNVPMLYPNLEEIMEIIIEEGVKIVFTSAGNPKTWTPHLQEKGIKVVHVVSSVKFALKAEAAGVDAVVAEGFEAGGHNGRDETTTFTLIPMVREQIKIPLIAAGGIATGRGMLAAMVLGADAVQVGSRFVASHEASSHPKFKEMVVQAKEGDTVLTLKELAPVRLLKNRFFEQVTALYSTSPSRDQLIELLGRARAKKGMFEGDLDEGELEIGQISGLIHDIKPAAEIIQDMLKEFNEAKAEVAGF; encoded by the coding sequence ATGACCAACAACAGGATTACCCGACTCTTCAATATACAATACCCTATTATACAGGCCGGAATGATTTGGGCCAGCGGCTGGAAACTTGCCAGCGCAGTGAGCAACGAAGGGGGACTGGGAATTATTGGCGCAGGCTCTATGTACCCGGAAGTACTAAGGGAACATATCCAAAAATGTCAAAAAGCAACCTCTTTTCCTTTCGCGGTAAATGTGCCCATGCTCTACCCTAACCTGGAAGAGATCATGGAGATCATCATTGAAGAAGGGGTTAAAATCGTGTTCACTTCTGCCGGAAACCCAAAGACCTGGACGCCACACCTTCAGGAAAAAGGGATAAAAGTGGTACATGTGGTGAGCAGTGTAAAATTTGCCCTTAAAGCCGAAGCCGCCGGGGTGGATGCAGTAGTGGCCGAAGGTTTTGAAGCAGGAGGACACAACGGAAGGGATGAGACCACCACCTTCACCCTTATTCCCATGGTGAGGGAACAAATTAAAATTCCGCTTATAGCCGCAGGAGGTATCGCGACAGGGCGCGGCATGCTGGCCGCCATGGTTTTGGGAGCCGATGCCGTACAGGTAGGCAGCAGGTTTGTTGCCAGCCACGAAGCTTCTTCGCACCCAAAGTTCAAGGAAATGGTGGTGCAGGCAAAAGAAGGCGATACGGTGCTTACTTTAAAAGAACTCGCCCCTGTAAGACTGCTCAAAAACCGCTTTTTTGAGCAGGTAACAGCACTCTACTCTACCAGCCCCTCCAGAGATCAACTTATAGAACTACTGGGGCGTGCAAGGGCCAAAAAAGGTATGTTTGAAGGGGATTTAGACGAAGGGGAACTCGAAATAGGACAGATTTCCGGCTTAATCCACGATATTAAGCCCGCAGCCGAAATCATACAGGATATGCTAAAGGAATTTAATGAAGCCAAAGCCGAAGTAGCCGGCTTTTAA
- the mnmA gene encoding tRNA 2-thiouridine(34) synthase MnmA gives MKRVVVGLSGGVDSSVAAYLLKEQGYEVIGLFMKNWHDEGVTISKECPWLDDSNDAMLVAEKLGIPFQTVDLSAEYKERIVDYMFNEYERGRTPNPDVLCNREIKFDVFMKIALSLGADFVATGHYCRKAETAVDGKPVYRLLSGKDKNKDQSYFLCQLSQEQLAKTLFPIGELQKSEVRKIAAEQDLVTAEKKDSQGLCFIGKVRLPEFLQQKLQPKEGDIVEIPASEEKFQLETKEFQNKQEELEFMSRKYTYQPSEGKKVGRHQGAHYFTKGQRKGLAVGGTPEPLFVIETDVDENVIYTGQGKDHPGIYRRGLFISPDEIHWVRPDLKLEADEEMRVKARIRYRQELQEAKLYQTENGLYVIFDTPQPSITEGQFVAWHLDDELIGSGVIS, from the coding sequence ATGAAAAGAGTAGTTGTAGGTCTATCGGGCGGGGTAGATTCAAGTGTTGCAGCCTATCTTTTAAAAGAGCAGGGCTATGAAGTGATTGGCTTGTTCATGAAGAACTGGCATGATGAAGGCGTAACCATCTCTAAAGAATGCCCGTGGCTCGATGATTCCAACGATGCAATGCTGGTGGCCGAAAAACTCGGAATTCCATTCCAGACTGTAGACCTTAGTGCCGAATACAAAGAGCGCATCGTAGACTACATGTTCAATGAATACGAACGTGGCCGCACGCCAAACCCTGATGTGCTTTGTAACCGGGAGATCAAGTTTGATGTCTTTATGAAGATCGCCCTTTCCCTGGGGGCCGATTTTGTAGCTACCGGCCACTATTGCCGCAAAGCAGAGACCGCAGTTGATGGCAAACCTGTTTACAGGCTGCTTTCGGGAAAGGACAAAAATAAAGACCAGTCTTATTTTCTTTGCCAGCTTTCACAGGAGCAGCTGGCAAAAACGCTGTTTCCTATTGGCGAACTTCAAAAAAGCGAGGTGCGAAAAATTGCTGCGGAACAGGATCTTGTCACTGCGGAAAAAAAGGATTCACAAGGCCTTTGCTTCATCGGAAAAGTAAGGCTCCCTGAATTCCTTCAGCAGAAGTTGCAGCCTAAAGAAGGTGATATCGTGGAAATCCCGGCTTCAGAAGAAAAATTTCAGTTAGAAACTAAAGAATTTCAGAATAAACAGGAAGAACTGGAATTCATGTCCAGAAAATACACTTACCAGCCTTCCGAAGGTAAAAAAGTAGGCCGCCACCAGGGGGCACATTATTTTACCAAAGGTCAGCGTAAAGGACTCGCCGTGGGCGGTACTCCCGAACCTTTGTTCGTGATTGAAACCGATGTGGATGAAAACGTGATCTACACCGGGCAGGGCAAAGATCACCCCGGAATTTACCGGCGCGGACTTTTCATTTCTCCCGATGAAATTCACTGGGTGCGCCCAGATTTGAAGCTGGAAGCCGATGAAGAAATGCGCGTAAAAGCCCGTATTCGTTACAGGCAGGAGCTTCAGGAGGCAAAACTCTACCAAACAGAGAATGGTCTTTATGTCATTTTTGACACCCCACAACCTTCCATCACCGAAGGGCAATTCGTGGCCTGGCACCTGGATGATGAGTTGATTGGATCGGGGGTAATTTCTTAA
- a CDS encoding toxin-antitoxin system YwqK family antitoxin, giving the protein MKGIIREISLWSLCLLFTLISRAQDALNTYDSNGKKHGRWVEYYNNNKSQPKYEGRFEHGKRTGLFKYYQEGLKQPVAVMNFDRGSGSVKAKYLAQDGSTISEGEFTDQKRTGLWTYYHKGSDAVMMTENYVAGKLHGQKKVYYENGQLAEEAAYSKGELNGPRKLYSVKGVVLEDLLYENGKLHGPAKIYNGKGELLSEGLYRNDKHHGTWKYYENGSFKEEKEF; this is encoded by the coding sequence ATGAAAGGAATTATAAGAGAAATCAGCCTGTGGTCATTATGCCTCCTGTTTACATTGATAAGCAGGGCTCAGGATGCGCTTAACACCTATGACAGCAATGGAAAAAAGCATGGAAGATGGGTAGAATATTATAACAACAACAAATCCCAACCCAAATATGAGGGCAGATTTGAACATGGAAAAAGAACAGGTTTGTTTAAATATTATCAAGAAGGATTAAAACAACCCGTAGCCGTGATGAACTTTGATCGCGGCTCCGGGTCGGTAAAAGCAAAATACCTGGCACAGGATGGCAGTACCATTAGTGAAGGTGAATTCACAGACCAAAAGCGCACCGGCCTATGGACTTACTACCACAAAGGATCTGATGCCGTTATGATGACCGAAAATTATGTTGCGGGAAAATTACATGGGCAGAAAAAGGTCTATTACGAGAATGGGCAGCTCGCCGAAGAAGCTGCTTACAGCAAAGGAGAACTCAACGGCCCCCGAAAACTGTACTCAGTAAAGGGCGTAGTGCTGGAAGACCTTCTCTATGAAAACGGAAAACTTCACGGCCCGGCAAAGATTTACAACGGCAAGGGAGAACTTTTAAGCGAAGGCCTCTATCGCAATGACAAACACCACGGCACCTGGAAATATTATGAAAACGGATCGTTTAAAGAAGAAAAAGAATTTTAG
- a CDS encoding fasciclin domain-containing protein, translated as MKHLLNLKKITAGLFFVLAFTACSDDDDDTAVPVVETNTIADFVASNDNYSSLEAALEVTGLTSTLDGTQNYTVFAPDNDAFAAFLEDNGFSSLSQVPVDLLTQVLLNHVQMGEIMAADLTTGYIESMATGSASEENLSMYISTENGVMINGVATVTTADVEVDNGVIHAVDEVIGLPSVVTFALADPTFSNLVAALTREDDFTFVSTLMGTDEPAPFTVFAPTNEAFAALLGELELNSLADIPADGLASVLSYHVVAGANVRSSALTDDMEVATLAGQSFTIDLDNGAVVTDANGRTSEIIVTDVQANNGVVHVIDTVLLPAM; from the coding sequence ATGAAACATTTATTGAACTTAAAAAAAATAACAGCAGGCCTGTTTTTTGTGCTGGCTTTTACAGCCTGTAGCGATGATGACGATGATACTGCCGTTCCGGTTGTGGAGACCAACACCATAGCCGACTTTGTAGCGTCAAATGACAATTATTCTTCCCTTGAGGCTGCGCTCGAGGTTACCGGTCTTACTTCAACGCTGGATGGAACTCAAAATTATACCGTTTTTGCTCCAGACAATGATGCATTTGCTGCATTTCTTGAAGACAACGGATTTTCTTCCCTTTCTCAGGTCCCGGTAGATTTGCTTACCCAGGTATTGCTTAACCATGTGCAAATGGGGGAAATTATGGCTGCCGATCTTACTACTGGTTATATTGAAAGTATGGCCACCGGAAGTGCTTCCGAAGAAAACCTTTCCATGTACATTAGTACAGAAAACGGAGTAATGATCAACGGAGTGGCCACTGTGACTACTGCAGATGTTGAAGTAGACAACGGGGTGATACATGCAGTAGACGAGGTAATTGGTTTGCCAAGCGTGGTGACTTTTGCACTTGCCGACCCTACTTTCAGCAATTTGGTAGCCGCTCTTACCCGTGAAGATGACTTTACTTTTGTAAGTACTTTAATGGGCACAGATGAGCCTGCACCATTTACAGTATTTGCCCCTACCAATGAAGCTTTTGCAGCTTTGCTGGGAGAACTTGAATTAAATTCATTAGCTGATATTCCGGCTGATGGCCTGGCTTCGGTTTTAAGCTACCACGTGGTTGCCGGTGCTAATGTAAGATCATCGGCACTTACAGACGATATGGAAGTTGCCACGCTTGCAGGACAATCATTCACCATTGATCTTGACAATGGTGCCGTGGTCACAGATGCTAACGGAAGAACTTCAGAAATAATAGTGACAGATGTACAGGCCAATAACGGTGTTGTTCATGTAATTGACACCGTTTTATTACCCGCTATGTAA
- the yidC gene encoding membrane protein insertase YidC produces MEEKKLDINSLIGFLLIGGILLWMLYMNPSAPEVVEEPANDEVVVTPDAQEEVLPYNDAVQETDSAAVARAAARLGAFGYSATLPSASENTTSVENDVLALSFSNKGGYLSEAKMKNYKTFDSIPVYLVKDDNASFNLSFSTTDGRVLNTKDLYFEPTVTKNGENTIVSMKLKVSPEEFLEYRYVLKPGEYMMDFTVRSQGLNDVLNSSAPIVLDWKLKGYRHAKSITYENRYTKLVYEYDGGDDSSVTDGEDEEKDISYVAYKQHFFTSILLTDTPFETGTFRSEDLVEDEEVDTLYTKAFASTMPLQLEGGELNYNMNWYYGPSDYKILNDYDRNLDEIMPLGWGIFGWINRYFFIPFFAFITNYMGYGIAIIVMTIAIKLLLSPVQYKQYLSQAKMKVLRPEINELNEKYKDNPMKKQQETMKLYSKAGASPMSGCLPALMQLPVFYALFMFFPSAFQLRQKGFLWADDLSSYDKIAELPFYIPFYGDHVSLFPILASIAIFIYMMMTTGQTMQNAQQPGMPNMKFIMYLSPLFMLIFFNNYASGLSLYYLTSNLITIGIMLVIKNFIIDEDKIHAQIQENKKKPKKQGKFARKMQEMMEQAEEQQKKSKK; encoded by the coding sequence ATGGAAGAAAAAAAATTAGATATCAATTCCTTAATCGGTTTCCTGCTTATTGGGGGAATCCTGTTGTGGATGTTGTACATGAATCCTTCGGCTCCCGAAGTGGTGGAAGAACCGGCTAACGATGAGGTTGTAGTAACTCCCGATGCACAGGAAGAAGTACTGCCTTACAATGATGCAGTACAGGAGACAGATTCGGCAGCGGTAGCGCGGGCAGCAGCAAGGCTGGGCGCTTTTGGGTATTCGGCCACCCTGCCTTCGGCTTCAGAAAATACCACTTCGGTTGAAAACGATGTTCTCGCCCTGAGCTTCTCAAACAAAGGCGGATATCTTTCCGAAGCAAAAATGAAGAATTACAAGACCTTCGATTCTATACCTGTATACCTGGTAAAAGATGACAATGCCTCTTTTAACCTGAGTTTTTCAACTACTGACGGGAGAGTTCTAAATACTAAAGACCTTTATTTTGAGCCTACGGTAACCAAAAACGGGGAGAACACCATAGTTTCTATGAAACTAAAGGTTTCTCCGGAAGAATTCCTTGAGTACCGTTACGTGCTGAAACCCGGTGAGTACATGATGGATTTCACCGTACGCTCACAGGGCTTAAATGACGTACTGAATTCTTCGGCCCCTATAGTTCTCGACTGGAAACTGAAGGGTTACAGGCACGCAAAGAGTATTACTTATGAAAACAGGTACACAAAACTTGTTTACGAGTACGATGGCGGGGATGATTCATCTGTAACCGATGGTGAAGACGAAGAAAAGGATATTTCTTATGTCGCTTACAAGCAGCACTTCTTTACCTCTATCCTGCTTACCGACACCCCTTTTGAAACCGGAACTTTCAGGTCTGAAGACCTGGTAGAAGATGAGGAAGTAGACACCCTCTACACCAAGGCCTTTGCCTCAACCATGCCATTGCAGCTAGAGGGGGGAGAACTTAACTATAACATGAACTGGTACTATGGCCCAAGTGATTACAAGATCCTGAATGATTACGACAGGAACCTTGATGAGATCATGCCCTTGGGCTGGGGGATTTTTGGCTGGATAAACAGGTATTTCTTTATCCCTTTCTTTGCCTTTATCACCAACTACATGGGCTACGGGATTGCCATTATTGTAATGACCATTGCCATAAAGCTTTTGCTATCTCCCGTACAGTACAAACAGTACCTGTCTCAGGCAAAAATGAAGGTGCTAAGACCCGAGATCAACGAGCTCAACGAGAAGTACAAGGATAACCCAATGAAGAAGCAGCAGGAAACCATGAAGCTGTACAGTAAAGCCGGTGCCAGCCCTATGAGTGGTTGTTTGCCAGCTTTGATGCAGCTCCCGGTGTTCTATGCGCTTTTTATGTTCTTTCCCAGTGCGTTCCAGCTAAGGCAAAAAGGCTTCCTTTGGGCAGATGACCTTTCAAGTTACGATAAGATTGCAGAACTTCCGTTTTACATCCCGTTCTATGGAGACCATGTGAGTTTGTTCCCAATCCTGGCTTCTATCGCCATCTTCATTTATATGATGATGACTACCGGGCAGACCATGCAGAATGCACAACAGCCGGGAATGCCCAACATGAAATTCATCATGTACCTTTCCCCGCTCTTTATGTTGATCTTCTTCAACAACTATGCGAGCGGACTTTCCCTGTACTATCTAACCTCAAACCTTATCACTATTGGCATCATGCTGGTAATCAAGAACTTCATCATAGATGAAGACAAGATTCACGCACAGATCCAGGAGAATAAGAAGAAACCTAAAAAACAGGGGAAATTTGCACGTAAAATGCAGGAAATGATGGAACAGGCCGAAGAACAACAGAAGAAAAGCAAAAAGTAA
- a CDS encoding CTP synthase: MAETKYIFVTGGVSSSLGKGIIAASLAKLLQARGYKTTIQKLDPYINVDPGTLNPYEHGECYVTEDGAETDLDLGHYERFLNVNTSQANNVTTGRIYQSVIEKERRGEFLGKTVQVIPHITNEIKERVQLLGKNHEYDIVITEIGGTVGDIESLPYIEAVRQLKWELGDDNALVIHLTLVPFLSAAGELKTKPTQHSVKTLMESGLRADILVCRTEHELSDDIRRKLALFCNVKQEAVIQSIDASTIYDVPNMMLHEGLDTVTLKKLNLPDDTTPNLTQWNEFLKRHKNPKHEVTIGLIGKYVELQDSYKSILEAFIHAGAANEVKVNVESIHSEFINQSTIQNKISHLDGILVAPGFGERGVEGKIDAVRFARENKLPFLGICLGMQMAVIEFARNVLQLKKANSTEMDPNTPHPVIDLMEEQKDITHLGGTMRLGSWECSVKDNSTAKEVYGSNQIFERHRHRYEYNNQYSTQMESHGLKSTGVNPKTNLVEIVEIEDHPWFVGVQYHPEYKSTVASPHPLFIAFIKAAKEYSQKKKNASLAQ; the protein is encoded by the coding sequence ATGGCTGAAACCAAGTATATCTTTGTCACCGGCGGCGTTTCCTCATCGCTTGGAAAAGGCATTATTGCTGCTTCCCTGGCAAAATTACTGCAAGCGCGTGGGTACAAAACCACTATTCAGAAACTGGATCCTTACATCAACGTTGATCCCGGCACCCTCAACCCTTACGAACACGGCGAATGCTACGTGACCGAAGACGGGGCCGAAACCGATCTCGATTTGGGGCACTATGAACGCTTTCTCAACGTAAATACCTCCCAGGCCAATAATGTTACCACCGGCCGAATTTACCAGAGTGTGATTGAAAAAGAACGCCGCGGGGAATTTTTGGGGAAAACGGTGCAGGTCATTCCGCATATCACCAACGAGATCAAAGAGCGTGTGCAGCTACTTGGCAAGAACCACGAGTATGATATTGTGATCACCGAGATTGGCGGTACTGTGGGAGATATAGAATCGCTGCCATACATTGAGGCAGTGAGGCAGCTAAAGTGGGAACTGGGAGATGACAATGCGCTGGTGATTCACCTTACGCTGGTTCCGTTTCTTTCGGCAGCGGGCGAACTTAAAACAAAACCTACCCAGCACAGTGTAAAAACACTAATGGAAAGCGGACTGAGAGCCGATATCCTGGTATGCCGTACCGAACACGAACTCTCTGACGACATAAGGCGCAAGCTCGCACTTTTCTGCAACGTAAAACAGGAAGCCGTTATTCAATCTATAGACGCTTCTACCATTTACGACGTGCCTAACATGATGCTGCACGAAGGCCTGGATACGGTAACTTTGAAGAAGCTAAACCTTCCCGATGATACCACGCCCAACCTCACGCAGTGGAACGAATTTTTGAAGCGCCACAAAAACCCAAAACATGAAGTGACCATTGGCCTTATAGGCAAGTATGTGGAACTTCAGGATTCCTATAAATCTATACTGGAAGCTTTTATTCACGCAGGTGCCGCCAATGAGGTGAAGGTAAATGTGGAGAGCATACATTCAGAATTTATCAACCAAAGCACGATCCAGAACAAGATCTCCCACCTGGACGGGATTCTCGTGGCCCCGGGGTTTGGAGAACGCGGTGTGGAAGGCAAGATTGACGCCGTGCGTTTTGCAAGAGAGAACAAACTGCCATTTTTGGGAATTTGCCTGGGGATGCAAATGGCAGTGATCGAATTCGCCCGAAACGTGCTGCAACTTAAAAAAGCGAATTCTACTGAAATGGATCCCAACACTCCCCACCCGGTCATTGACCTTATGGAAGAGCAAAAGGATATCACCCATCTTGGAGGCACCATGAGATTGGGTTCATGGGAATGTAGCGTTAAAGATAACTCTACAGCGAAAGAAGTTTACGGCAGCAACCAGATCTTTGAGAGACACCGCCACCGCTACGAGTACAACAACCAGTACAGCACCCAGATGGAGTCTCACGGACTAAAAAGCACGGGGGTGAACCCCAAGACCAACCTGGTGGAAATTGTAGAAATAGAAGACCACCCATGGTTTGTGGGCGTACAGTACCACCCCGAATACAAGAGTACGGTAGCCAGCCCGCATCCTCTTTTTATAGCCTTTATTAAAGCTGCAAAAGAATATTCACAGAAAAAAAAGAATGCCAGCCTGGCACAGTAG
- a CDS encoding DUF3820 family protein: protein MDLKPDYKALLDLAHAKMHFGKYKGRYLSELPEFYLVWFRQQGFPKGKTGDQLQQVLDLKVNGMEDILRSIRKKYPR from the coding sequence ATGGACCTCAAACCAGATTACAAAGCCCTTCTCGATCTCGCCCATGCGAAGATGCATTTTGGCAAATACAAAGGCCGCTATCTTTCAGAACTACCTGAATTTTACCTGGTCTGGTTCAGGCAACAGGGATTTCCGAAGGGAAAAACCGGCGATCAACTACAGCAGGTACTGGACCTTAAGGTGAACGGGATGGAAGATATCCTGCGAAGCATTCGGAAAAAATACCCGCGATAA
- a CDS encoding GH3 auxin-responsive promoter family protein, producing MAVIGSIIKGLIQVTDAVTSDPKPYEAQAEVLKNLLNRAKNTAFGQHYGFEEILDANDIKAEFARRIPIFDYNKINAEWWGKMHEGQENVTWPGKPPYFALSSGTTGKSSKRIPVTDDMVEAIRQTGIKQVASLANYDLPSDFFQKEIMMLGSSTDLKQVEDHEEGEISGISASNIPFWFRNFYKPGMEISQIEDWDERVLEIAKEARNWDIGALTGIPSWTELMLKKIIEYHGASNIHEIWPNLLVYSTGGVAFEPYEKAFDKLVARPLVVIDTYLASEGFMAFQSRPQTHSMQLVVDNGIYFEFVPFKPEYIGEDGSVKAGAPVLPLEEVEPEKDYVLLISTVSGAWRYVIGDTIKFTDVDRLEIRITGRTKFFLNVVGSQLSVNKMNDAIKEMEQKFNITIPEFTVAAVKKDGEYIHKWYLGTEAEVDENELAAALDKALQEANKNYAVARNKALKGVEVVKTSPDTFTSWSAANKKKGGQVKMEKVMNEEKFAAWEEFVSKQ from the coding sequence ATGGCAGTAATAGGATCAATAATAAAAGGGCTTATACAGGTAACCGATGCAGTTACTTCAGACCCCAAACCGTATGAAGCGCAGGCCGAAGTGTTGAAAAACCTTTTGAACCGGGCCAAAAATACTGCTTTTGGGCAGCATTACGGTTTTGAAGAGATTCTTGATGCCAATGATATAAAGGCAGAATTTGCCCGCCGAATTCCCATTTTTGACTACAACAAAATCAACGCCGAGTGGTGGGGCAAAATGCACGAAGGCCAGGAAAATGTGACCTGGCCCGGCAAACCACCTTATTTTGCGCTTAGTTCGGGTACCACGGGTAAATCGAGCAAGAGAATTCCCGTTACCGATGATATGGTGGAGGCCATTCGCCAGACCGGGATCAAGCAGGTGGCTTCTCTGGCAAATTACGACCTGCCTTCCGACTTTTTTCAGAAGGAGATCATGATGCTGGGCAGCTCAACCGACCTTAAGCAGGTGGAAGACCACGAAGAAGGCGAAATAAGCGGGATTAGTGCCAGCAACATTCCTTTCTGGTTTCGTAATTTTTACAAACCCGGTATGGAGATTTCCCAGATTGAAGATTGGGATGAGCGGGTACTGGAAATCGCAAAAGAGGCCAGAAACTGGGATATTGGCGCCCTCACCGGCATCCCATCCTGGACAGAGCTCATGCTCAAAAAGATTATTGAATACCACGGGGCCTCCAATATTCATGAGATCTGGCCCAACCTGCTGGTATATTCTACGGGCGGGGTTGCTTTTGAACCTTACGAAAAAGCTTTCGATAAACTTGTGGCCCGGCCGCTGGTGGTGATAGATACTTACCTGGCTTCGGAAGGATTTATGGCATTCCAGTCCCGGCCCCAAACACATTCCATGCAACTGGTGGTAGACAATGGTATTTACTTTGAATTTGTGCCTTTTAAACCTGAATACATAGGAGAAGATGGTTCCGTAAAAGCCGGTGCGCCTGTACTCCCGCTGGAAGAAGTGGAGCCCGAAAAAGATTATGTGCTGTTGATTAGTACGGTTTCGGGAGCCTGGCGGTATGTGATTGGCGATACCATAAAATTCACCGATGTAGACCGTCTTGAAATAAGGATCACGGGTAGAACAAAATTCTTCCTTAATGTGGTGGGTTCCCAGCTTTCGGTCAACAAAATGAATGATGCCATTAAAGAAATGGAACAAAAATTCAACATCACCATCCCCGAATTTACTGTGGCCGCAGTTAAAAAGGACGGGGAATACATCCATAAGTGGTACCTGGGCACCGAAGCTGAAGTTGATGAAAATGAACTGGCAGCAGCCCTCGATAAGGCCCTGCAGGAAGCCAATAAAAACTATGCTGTGGCCAGGAACAAAGCTTTAAAAGGCGTTGAGGTGGTAAAGACCTCTCCCGATACTTTTACTTCCTGGAGCGCAGCCAATAAAAAGAAAGGCGGACAGGTAAAAATGGAAAAGGTGATGAATGAAGAAAAATTCGCAGCCTGGGAAGAATTTGTCAGTAAGCAATGA
- a CDS encoding Fpg/Nei family DNA glycosylase — protein sequence MPELPEITLYKDYLDATSLNKKITAIDFLHTGGLQASKKAFTEAFKGKRLKCSRRLGKYLFIETTGDKALVLHFGMTGKLEYFKNQEPPKYSEIVFSFEDNDHLAFICKRKLGKIFIAESFEGFRQEKELGRDALELSEGEFLELFEGKTGSIKGVLTDQHVLAGIGNLYSDEMLYQCKIHPKTKTNTLTAANKKQMYKKMRQVLETAIEKEGVRKDFPDSYLIKHRKEGDGCPACDGKVKKIKVSGRSTYFCPSCQKEQK from the coding sequence ATGCCAGAACTACCCGAGATCACGCTGTACAAAGATTACCTCGATGCTACATCGCTCAACAAAAAAATCACTGCAATCGATTTTTTACATACCGGCGGATTACAGGCGTCAAAAAAGGCCTTTACAGAGGCTTTTAAAGGAAAAAGATTGAAGTGTAGCCGCAGGTTGGGGAAGTACCTATTTATTGAAACTACGGGAGATAAGGCCCTGGTGCTGCATTTTGGAATGACAGGAAAACTGGAGTATTTCAAAAATCAGGAGCCGCCAAAATATTCAGAAATAGTCTTTTCTTTTGAAGATAATGATCACCTGGCGTTTATATGCAAAAGGAAGCTGGGCAAGATCTTTATTGCTGAAAGTTTTGAAGGTTTCAGGCAGGAGAAGGAACTGGGGCGGGATGCGCTTGAACTATCAGAAGGCGAATTCCTTGAATTGTTTGAAGGTAAAACCGGAAGCATTAAAGGAGTGTTAACCGATCAACATGTACTGGCCGGAATCGGCAATTTGTATTCTGACGAAATGCTGTACCAGTGTAAGATCCACCCTAAGACCAAAACCAACACACTTACGGCAGCAAATAAGAAGCAAATGTATAAGAAGATGAGGCAGGTGCTTGAAACTGCCATTGAAAAGGAGGGAGTGCGAAAGGATTTTCCCGATTCCTACCTTATCAAACACCGAAAAGAAGGTGACGGCTGCCCTGCCTGTGACGGGAAGGTCAAAAAGATCAAGGTCTCCGGCCGCAGCACTTACTTTTGCCCATCCTGTCAAAAAGAGCAAAAATGA
- a CDS encoding DUF72 domain-containing protein — MKLHIGCSGYNYKEWRGAFYPEKMPQRQWLEYYSSIFDSVEINNTFYRFPREKTLKSWKETVEKAFQFTLKGHRYITHRKKLKEVSESVKDFEELAKLLKKNLGCILWQLPPNLHRNDDKLREFCKTLDPGLKNVLEFRHDSWYDDGVYEILKEHNIIFSSISSPEFPDDFISTAKTGYLRFHGTGKNWYDHLYSRSELEAWHKKITNSSVDEVYIFFNNDIHAHAPKNAQQLKALFEQAN, encoded by the coding sequence ATGAAGCTGCATATAGGTTGTTCCGGGTATAATTATAAAGAATGGCGGGGGGCTTTTTATCCCGAAAAAATGCCTCAGCGCCAATGGTTGGAGTACTATTCCTCCATTTTTGACAGCGTGGAGATCAACAATACTTTTTACAGGTTTCCGCGGGAAAAGACTTTAAAATCCTGGAAAGAGACTGTAGAAAAAGCTTTTCAATTTACCCTGAAAGGGCATCGTTATATCACACACCGCAAAAAGCTGAAGGAAGTTTCCGAAAGTGTGAAAGATTTTGAAGAGCTGGCAAAGCTTCTGAAGAAAAACCTGGGCTGCATCTTGTGGCAGTTGCCGCCAAACCTGCACCGCAATGACGACAAGCTCAGGGAATTCTGTAAGACCCTTGATCCCGGCCTTAAAAATGTGCTTGAATTCCGCCACGATTCCTGGTATGACGATGGAGTCTACGAAATTCTGAAGGAGCACAACATCATCTTTAGTTCCATTTCCAGCCCCGAGTTCCCCGATGATTTCATTAGCACAGCGAAGACCGGTTACCTGCGTTTCCACGGAACGGGAAAAAACTGGTACGACCACCTCTATTCAAGATCTGAACTCGAGGCATGGCATAAAAAGATCACCAACAGCAGTGTTGATGAGGTGTATATCTTTTTCAACAATGATATTCACGCCCATGCGCCTAAAAATGCACAGCAGCTAAAAGCACTCTTTGAACAGGCAAATTAG